The region GTCACTGATAAAAATGGTATCATCTGTTGCAGATCTTGGATCATTTCACCAAATTGAGCAAGCTCCTTGCTTGCCTTACCAGATATGTTAGCAAGCTCTACATTTATAGCCGCTTCTAATAAAGACCAGTCATGCAAGACTGAAAATTGACGTAATTTTTCTAAAGAAGTATTCCCGATACCTCGTTTAGGTTCGTTGACAATTCTTGCCATACTTAGAGAGTCACTTGGATTAGCAATCAAATTAAGATAAGCTAAGATATCCCGGATTTCTTTACGTTCATAGAATTTATGACCACCGACCATCTTATAGGGAATATTCGCTTTCAGTAACATCTCTTCCATAACTCGTGATTGTGCATTTGTTCGATACAACACTGCAAAATCGCCAAAGCTTTTTTTAGACTCCTGCATTTCCTTCTGAATAACAGATACGATATAACGCGTTTCGTCTCGTTCTGTTTCACCCCGATAATAACTAATTTTTTCCCCAGCATCATTATCTGTCCACAAGCGTTTTTCTTTACGTAGTTGATTATTTTGAATAACATGATTGGCTGCAGCTAAAATTGTTTTAGTTGAACGATAATTTTGTTCCAATAAAACAACCTTAGCATCTGGATAATCTTTTTCAAAATCTAAAATATTTTGCATATCGGCACCACGCCAACCATAAATACTTTGGTCAGCATCCCCAACGACACATAAATTTTTAAAACGAGCTGATAATAAATTAACTAATGTATATTGGGCATGGTTAGTATCTTGATATTCGTCTACATGAATATATTGAAATTTTTGTTGATAATATTCTAAGGTTTCAGGTGATTCTTTAAATAAACGAATCGTTAGCATGATTAAATCATCAAAATCTAGACATTGATTTTTACGAAGTTCTTTTTGATAATGTTTGTAACACTTCGCTGCTACCTGCTCATAAAAATTGCCTTGTTCAGCCTCATATTGTTCAGGTGTTTTTAATTCATTTTTAGCATTACTTACAGAACCTAGAATTTTCCTAGGATCATGCTGTTTTGGATCTAAATTTAATTCTTTTACAACTCGCTTCATTAGCGTCAGTTGTTCTGAACTATCAATGATAGTAAAATTGCTATTATAGCCAATCTTATCAATATCACGGCGTAACATCCTCACACACATTGAGTGGAAGGTTGACACCCACACATCTTCGCCACCGAATTCTAAAAGACTAGTTACTCGTTCTTTCATTTCACGAGCAGCTTTATTAGTAAAGGTAATCGCTAGAATATTCCATGGATTGACGTTCTTTTCAGTAATTAAATACGCAATACGATGCGTTAAAACACGTGTCTTCCCACTTCCTGCTCCTGCCATAATTAAAAGCGGTCCATCCGTCTTCAATACCGCCTCTTTTTGTTTTGGATTCATCCCATTCAGTAAGGAATTTGTAGTTGTCATGACTAATTTCCCCTCTTCACTAGTCACTAGTCACTAATTGTGTGAAAAGTCAGACTAGTAACATTATTTCAATCTTTTCTATTATAGCAAATTTTGGGCAAAACTTCTTTAAAAAAAAGGCGAATCTCTTGAAT is a window of Vagococcus intermedius DNA encoding:
- the pcrA gene encoding DNA helicase PcrA, whose product is MTTTNSLLNGMNPKQKEAVLKTDGPLLIMAGAGSGKTRVLTHRIAYLITEKNVNPWNILAITFTNKAAREMKERVTSLLEFGGEDVWVSTFHSMCVRMLRRDIDKIGYNSNFTIIDSSEQLTLMKRVVKELNLDPKQHDPRKILGSVSNAKNELKTPEQYEAEQGNFYEQVAAKCYKHYQKELRKNQCLDFDDLIMLTIRLFKESPETLEYYQQKFQYIHVDEYQDTNHAQYTLVNLLSARFKNLCVVGDADQSIYGWRGADMQNILDFEKDYPDAKVVLLEQNYRSTKTILAAANHVIQNNQLRKEKRLWTDNDAGEKISYYRGETERDETRYIVSVIQKEMQESKKSFGDFAVLYRTNAQSRVMEEMLLKANIPYKMVGGHKFYERKEIRDILAYLNLIANPSDSLSMARIVNEPKRGIGNTSLEKLRQFSVLHDWSLLEAAINVELANISGKASKELAQFGEMIQDLQQMIPFLSVTDLVKEVLERTGYEDDLKRQDTIEAQNRLENLEEFLSVTQAFDKQFAETVTEEDDPIDKLTQFLNDLALVSDIDSLEEEGAQVTLMTLHAAKGLEFPIVFLLGMEEGIFPLIRQSDEASDMEEERRLAYVGITRAEEKLVISNAFSRMLYGQTKYNRPSRFIEEINQTLLEPVGSASAVQQRTSTQTGASMSNNYRKTGYVQPTQKKVSAKVETGGESAGWQPGDKVKHKMWGAGTVVKVGGSGKETELDIAFNGQGIKRLLAAFAPIEKI